The Campylobacter concisus genome has a window encoding:
- a CDS encoding methyl-accepting chemotaxis protein, whose product MQKDVFTTNTMPLLKIQLILAVLFIVILSAFVYFLLKKSLNPIKTIQSKLDDLFRFVTYEAKAPSKLEVRSNDEFGEMSKAINENIDKVVAGIKKDSTMIDELNKVANLMIKGNLGAKIGSTPNNPSLNELKELLNKFFTSISANLKGITNVLSSYTKNDFTAKVEINDELEADLKAMILGVSNMGEVICSMLNSNLNDAKMLEEKATTLASAMKELTQGASTQASSLQESAAAVEQMSSSMNAISQKTADVIRQSDEIKNIITIIRDIADQTNLLALNAAIEAARAGEHGRGFAVVADEVRKLAERTQKSLGEIEANTNVLAQSINEMSESIKEQSEGINMINQSVAQIDHLTKENVVIANRANEVTSDVDNMAKTIVSEVRKNKF is encoded by the coding sequence ATGCAAAAAGATGTATTTACCACAAATACTATGCCCCTCCTAAAGATCCAGCTAATCCTAGCAGTGCTATTTATCGTTATCCTCTCAGCATTTGTCTATTTCTTACTTAAAAAGTCTCTTAACCCTATAAAAACTATCCAGTCTAAGCTTGATGATCTATTTAGATTTGTAACTTACGAAGCAAAAGCACCAAGCAAGCTAGAGGTAAGATCAAATGATGAATTTGGTGAGATGAGTAAAGCTATAAATGAAAACATCGATAAAGTCGTAGCTGGTATCAAAAAAGATAGCACTATGATAGATGAGCTAAATAAGGTAGCAAATTTAATGATCAAAGGCAACCTTGGAGCAAAGATAGGCTCAACTCCAAACAACCCATCGCTAAATGAGCTAAAAGAGCTACTAAATAAATTCTTTACATCTATCTCAGCAAATTTAAAGGGCATAACAAACGTTCTTAGCTCATATACTAAAAATGACTTTACGGCAAAGGTTGAGATAAATGATGAGCTAGAGGCCGATCTAAAGGCTATGATACTTGGAGTATCTAATATGGGTGAAGTAATTTGCTCTATGCTAAACTCAAATTTAAATGATGCCAAGATGCTTGAAGAAAAGGCTACAACCTTGGCTTCAGCTATGAAAGAGCTTACACAAGGTGCTAGCACTCAAGCAAGCTCACTTCAAGAATCAGCAGCTGCAGTTGAGCAAATGTCTAGCTCAATGAATGCCATCTCTCAAAAGACAGCTGATGTCATAAGACAAAGTGATGAGATCAAAAACATTATAACTATCATTAGAGATATAGCAGATCAAACAAACCTTCTAGCTCTTAATGCTGCAATTGAAGCTGCACGTGCAGGAGAACACGGCAGAGGATTTGCCGTCGTGGCTGATGAAGTTAGAAAACTAGCTGAACGTACTCAAAAATCTCTTGGTGAGATAGAAGCAAATACAAATGTCCTAGCTCAATCAATAAATGAGATGAGTGAATCAATCAAAGAGCAAAGTGAAGGCATCAATATGATAAATCAATCAGTTGCTCAAATAGATCACTTAACAAAAGAAAATGTTGTAATTGCTAATAGAGCTAATGAAGTAACAAGCGATGTTGATAACATGGCTAAGACAATAGTAAGTGAAGTAAGAAAGAATAAATTTTAA
- a CDS encoding SCO family protein yields MKKTLWGLIIILICAGLAMLFIKPNKYDFKALSEHGEVSLKNYNGKYKAIYFGYLYCPDVCPTTLSLVGDELNKLKRDDFELLFITLDPDRDTPENLTLMAKNFYKDADGLKMNDLPKVAKNYGVKYQKVHLKNSAMGYSVAHSSAIYLLDKEGNFYSEISNLTSENIRENLLNLIKERP; encoded by the coding sequence ATGAAAAAGACACTTTGGGGCTTAATAATAATCTTAATATGCGCAGGTCTTGCGATGCTTTTTATAAAGCCTAACAAGTATGATTTTAAGGCGCTTTCAGAGCATGGCGAAGTGAGCCTTAAAAACTATAACGGCAAGTATAAAGCGATATATTTTGGTTATCTTTACTGCCCCGATGTCTGCCCTACTACGCTCTCTCTTGTGGGTGATGAGCTAAATAAACTAAAAAGAGACGACTTTGAGCTACTTTTCATCACTCTTGATCCTGATCGTGACACGCCTGAAAATTTAACCCTAATGGCAAAAAATTTCTACAAAGATGCAGACGGACTAAAGATGAATGATCTACCAAAAGTCGCTAAAAACTACGGCGTAAAATACCAAAAAGTGCATCTTAAAAACTCTGCTATGGGCTACTCTGTCGCTCACAGCTCCGCTATCTATCTGCTAGATAAAGAGGGAAATTTTTACAGTGAAATTTCAAATTTAACTAGTGAAAATATCAGAGAAAATCTTTTAAATTTGATAAAAGAGCGACCTTAA
- a CDS encoding copper chaperone PCu(A)C — protein sequence MKKLVFGALLAASTLMAADISLENVRARDTKPGTNNSAIFMNIKNASNTDVKLVGVHSSVCKSTEIHTHKMENGMMAMVQVEDAVIPKNGETKLAPGGLHIMLMDLNKPVKDGDKVDLELKFSNGESIKLDNIGVTKNFK from the coding sequence ATGAAAAAACTTGTTTTTGGTGCATTGCTTGCGGCTTCTACACTAATGGCAGCTGACATCAGCCTAGAAAATGTCAGAGCAAGAGACACAAAGCCTGGCACAAACAACAGCGCTATTTTCATGAATATCAAAAATGCTTCAAATACCGATGTAAAGCTAGTTGGCGTTCATTCAAGTGTTTGTAAAAGCACTGAAATTCACACTCACAAGATGGAAAATGGCATGATGGCTATGGTTCAAGTTGAGGACGCTGTTATCCCAAAAAATGGTGAGACAAAGCTAGCGCCTGGCGGTCTTCACATCATGCTTATGGATCTAAACAAACCCGTAAAAGATGGCGACAAGGTTGATCTGGAGCTTAAATTTAGCAATGGCGAGAGCATCAAACTTGATAATATCGGAGTAACTAAAAACTTTAAATAA
- a CDS encoding L,D-transpeptidase family protein — protein MKKILFFFIALAPCLFAQNYEEIYLKNGPSAVIEAIEKNILSKDYWLNKLKDKDVRYGYYDNEILLSVVDKTDKELEVISYKDGVTKKLFNSSVIVGKNGDKLLEGDLKTPVGVYQLTRRFTPNDRYLGPLAFSLSYPNLLDKLAKRNGSGIWIHGYPLDGQRTDELKTKGCVAMQNDILMKFDEVIDHKRTLAFIYEDKRPEASVNDIAVIISGILNWKKTWSESDIDSYLKFYDKDFERYDGMSLENFKNMKRAIFSKKEKKHIAFSNFLITPYPNLKNDKLFRVSFYEDYAADTHKFAGQKTLYVKLYGDEMKIFIEE, from the coding sequence TTGAAAAAGATACTATTTTTCTTCATCGCGTTAGCGCCTTGTCTTTTTGCCCAAAATTACGAAGAAATTTACTTAAAAAATGGCCCATCTGCTGTCATAGAAGCCATTGAGAAGAACATTTTAAGTAAGGACTACTGGCTAAACAAGCTCAAAGACAAGGACGTTAGATACGGATATTACGACAACGAGATACTTCTAAGCGTGGTTGATAAGACTGACAAAGAGCTTGAGGTCATCTCTTATAAAGACGGAGTTACAAAAAAACTCTTTAACTCAAGCGTCATCGTTGGCAAAAACGGCGACAAACTGCTTGAGGGCGACCTAAAAACGCCAGTTGGTGTCTATCAGCTCACACGTAGATTTACGCCAAATGACAGATATCTTGGCCCACTTGCTTTTTCTCTTTCATATCCAAATTTACTTGATAAACTTGCAAAACGTAATGGCAGCGGCATCTGGATACATGGCTATCCACTCGATGGTCAAAGGACAGATGAGCTAAAGACAAAAGGCTGCGTGGCTATGCAAAATGACATCTTGATGAAATTTGACGAAGTTATAGACCACAAAAGAACGCTCGCATTTATCTACGAGGACAAGCGCCCAGAAGCAAGCGTGAACGACATAGCGGTGATCATCTCTGGAATTCTTAACTGGAAGAAGACTTGGAGCGAGAGTGACATTGATAGCTATTTGAAATTTTATGATAAAGACTTTGAGCGATATGACGGTATGAGCTTAGAAAATTTTAAAAATATGAAACGAGCGATCTTTTCTAAAAAAGAGAAAAAACATATCGCATTTTCAAATTTTCTCATCACGCCTTATCCAAACCTTAAAAACGACAAGCTCTTTCGCGTGAGTTTTTATGAGGATTATGCTGCTGATACGCATAAATTTGCAGGTCAAAAGACCCTTTATGTCAAGCTTTATGGCGATGAGATGAAAATTTTTATAGAGGAGTAG
- the cmeU gene encoding CmeU family protein: MEKSQEVKEKIEKILEARSAFFAELDRQVPKKNGTDVFDFSKVKEADLKEIYAKFYAFDYNVRKLLPDVYKAYDVNFNV; this comes from the coding sequence GTGGAAAAATCTCAAGAAGTAAAAGAGAAGATAGAGAAAATTTTAGAGGCGAGGTCTGCATTTTTTGCTGAGCTAGACCGCCAAGTACCAAAGAAAAATGGCACTGACGTCTTTGACTTTAGCAAGGTCAAAGAGGCTGATCTAAAAGAAATTTACGCTAAATTTTATGCATTTGACTACAACGTAAGAAAGCTCTTGCCTGACGTTTATAAAGCTTATGATGTGAATTTCAATGTCTGA